In Streptomyces sp. P3, one DNA window encodes the following:
- a CDS encoding class I SAM-dependent methyltransferase, which translates to MTTTRLIAPSDTEQTTRNRLMDLFAERPIPDDALLDHLEVFMRPQRINEILTLEQLYQQILGVHGIIVEFGVRWGRHLSVFNALRARHEPTNMYRKIVGFDTFTGFLDPAPQDGDSDRVFAGSMSVTPGYENYLEQVLRLHEAEAPMAHIQRFELCKGDAPEQLAAYLERNPQTIVALAYFDMDLHDPTRACLELLRPHMPAGSVLAFDELTHPDFPGETIALKNAIDLTGHRVQRFPQSPYPAFVVL; encoded by the coding sequence GTGACGACAACCCGGCTGATCGCGCCCTCCGACACGGAGCAGACGACCAGAAACCGGCTCATGGACCTGTTCGCCGAACGGCCGATCCCCGATGACGCGCTGCTCGACCACCTCGAAGTCTTCATGCGCCCGCAGCGCATCAACGAGATCCTCACTCTCGAACAGCTCTACCAGCAGATCCTCGGCGTCCACGGGATCATCGTCGAGTTCGGTGTCCGCTGGGGCCGCCACCTGTCCGTGTTCAACGCGCTGCGTGCCCGCCACGAGCCGACCAACATGTACCGGAAGATCGTCGGGTTCGACACGTTCACCGGCTTCCTCGACCCGGCCCCCCAGGACGGCGACTCCGACCGGGTCTTCGCGGGCAGCATGAGCGTCACGCCCGGCTACGAGAACTACCTGGAACAGGTCCTGCGCCTGCACGAGGCCGAAGCGCCGATGGCGCACATCCAGCGGTTCGAGCTGTGCAAGGGCGACGCTCCGGAGCAACTGGCCGCCTACCTGGAACGCAACCCACAGACGATCGTGGCGCTCGCCTACTTCGACATGGACCTGCACGATCCGACCCGCGCGTGCCTGGAGCTGCTGCGCCCGCACATGCCCGCCGGCAGTGTCCTGGCCTTCGACGAGCTGACGCACCCGGACTTCCCCGGCGAGACCATCGCGCTGAAGAACGCGATCGACCTCACCGGCCACCGCGTCCAGCGGTTTCCGCAGTCGCCGTACCCCGCGTTCGTGGTGCTGTGA
- a CDS encoding aspartate aminotransferase family protein, whose amino-acid sequence MTATDEAVASSHLAQSLAPPTGSSPPSPGRRFTATGGGMALDDRWHAQSARTDARAATRGDVVGPCASGQTRYPRYFSRAAGPYLWDLDGRRYVDFTLGYGPVVLGHADKRVTEAVLAELRNGNCIAPLWSRRQSELTDLLTSVVPGAEMAYLLKTGSDATSTAVRLSRIFTGRDKVIRWGYNGWHDWAAGIPAGISEGTRADTLLFEYSDLSTLREAFARHPGQVACVLMMPFGDETAPEGHLQKIRDIAHEHGALFVLDEMRSGFRLGLSGAQGLLGVQADVSTFSKAMANGHPISAVVGRADVLSTLARTRISSTFYADPAPMAAALATIRILRDTDAFERMWKVGSAFQDGLSALVDQHRVPARVVGYPPMPFLQFTHADPVMRERMSTAFAAEAAQHGVLLHPSHQWFLSAAHTGEDIEFALHGCNQALSALEPVLATQAA is encoded by the coding sequence ATGACCGCCACCGACGAGGCCGTGGCCTCTTCGCACCTGGCGCAGTCCCTGGCCCCGCCGACGGGCAGTTCCCCTCCCAGCCCTGGGCGGAGGTTCACCGCCACGGGCGGGGGGATGGCGCTCGACGACCGATGGCACGCCCAGAGTGCTCGTACGGATGCGCGGGCTGCTACCAGAGGTGACGTGGTCGGACCGTGCGCGAGCGGCCAGACCCGTTACCCGCGCTACTTCAGTCGCGCTGCCGGGCCTTACCTGTGGGATCTGGACGGGAGGCGGTACGTCGACTTCACCCTCGGGTACGGGCCCGTCGTCCTCGGGCACGCCGATAAACGGGTGACCGAGGCGGTGCTCGCTGAACTGCGCAACGGCAACTGCATCGCTCCGCTGTGGAGCCGTCGCCAGAGCGAGCTCACCGACCTGCTGACCTCGGTGGTGCCCGGCGCGGAGATGGCATACCTGCTCAAGACCGGGTCCGACGCGACGAGTACGGCGGTACGGCTGTCCCGGATCTTCACCGGACGCGACAAGGTGATCCGCTGGGGCTACAACGGCTGGCACGACTGGGCGGCAGGTATCCCGGCGGGCATTTCGGAAGGGACCCGCGCCGACACGCTGCTGTTCGAGTACAGCGATCTCAGTACGCTGCGTGAGGCGTTCGCCCGTCATCCCGGGCAGGTGGCGTGCGTGCTGATGATGCCGTTCGGCGACGAGACGGCTCCCGAGGGCCACCTGCAGAAGATCCGTGACATCGCGCACGAGCACGGGGCGCTGTTCGTCCTCGACGAGATGCGTTCGGGGTTCCGGCTGGGCCTGTCCGGTGCTCAGGGACTCCTGGGCGTCCAGGCGGACGTCAGCACGTTCAGCAAGGCCATGGCGAACGGGCATCCGATCTCCGCCGTCGTCGGGCGGGCCGACGTGCTGTCGACCTTGGCCCGCACCCGGATCTCGTCGACGTTCTACGCGGACCCCGCACCGATGGCCGCGGCACTGGCCACGATCCGGATCCTGCGTGACACCGACGCGTTCGAGCGGATGTGGAAGGTCGGCTCCGCCTTCCAGGACGGCCTGTCGGCGCTCGTCGACCAGCATCGTGTGCCAGCCCGGGTGGTCGGGTACCCGCCGATGCCGTTTCTTCAGTTCACCCACGCCGATCCGGTCATGCGCGAGCGGATGAGCACGGCCTTCGCCGCCGAGGCGGCGCAGCACGGGGTTCTGCTGCATCCGAGCCACCAGTGGTTCCTGTCCGCCGCACACACCGGCGAGGACATCGAGTTCGCACTGCACGGCTGCAACCAGGCGCTGTCCGCGCTCGAACCGGTGCTCGCAACGCAAGCCGCCTGA
- a CDS encoding XRE family transcriptional regulator, which translates to MVEPQPVGAAPLAVLLTQLGMKPEQLAARINELRARRGLSPLHLKSAYPWIRPVPVRPDKANQADALAVLSFRARRRVTAQELGWDGPRRRQHKPVRPYLDTPGDAALPDLLHEISKGDPNSMDRRTLLSGAAVTAPGLALLMSGGALRAAQGGDRLSLRLVASIENGVQELRDLDDTEGSSSNLDWAHGLWQSVARVVINARYRNAEADRLHTAFIEVCEQYGWMLFDADRHAQAQRVYQTGLRLAREVGPAGPARFAAHNLLASAAYQASWIGQHQEAKTLLDVASHGDLPPRVRAVIADREIFAAGRRGDTDALSSARDRGHELLQDAGTDGPWWSQWLTPHALDAATGRAWLAARKPEDATPYLKQRLAMTGPAYPRDYMLASLDLADTYRVSGDVDACTALALQAAHLTDGVESARALSRLREVAAALQPYEDHPGVRDLMHVV; encoded by the coding sequence GTGGTGGAGCCACAGCCGGTAGGTGCAGCACCGCTTGCCGTCCTCCTGACGCAGCTCGGGATGAAACCCGAACAACTCGCCGCGCGAATCAACGAACTGCGTGCCCGTCGCGGGTTATCGCCGCTGCACCTCAAGAGCGCATACCCGTGGATCCGGCCGGTGCCAGTCCGCCCCGACAAGGCCAATCAGGCGGACGCACTCGCCGTCCTCAGCTTCCGAGCCAGACGCCGCGTAACAGCCCAGGAACTGGGCTGGGACGGGCCACGACGCCGCCAGCACAAACCTGTCCGCCCATACCTGGACACCCCCGGCGACGCCGCCTTGCCCGACCTGCTCCATGAGATCAGCAAGGGAGACCCCAACTCCATGGACCGCCGTACCCTCCTCAGCGGTGCCGCTGTCACAGCGCCCGGCCTGGCACTCCTCATGTCCGGCGGGGCTCTGAGAGCCGCACAAGGCGGCGACCGCCTCTCCCTCCGCTTGGTCGCCAGCATCGAAAACGGCGTCCAAGAGCTACGCGACCTGGACGACACCGAAGGCAGCTCCAGCAATCTCGACTGGGCGCACGGACTGTGGCAGAGCGTCGCCCGCGTCGTCATCAACGCCCGATACCGCAATGCCGAGGCCGACCGCCTGCACACAGCCTTCATCGAGGTCTGTGAGCAGTACGGGTGGATGCTGTTCGACGCGGACCGCCACGCGCAGGCGCAACGCGTCTACCAGACCGGACTACGCCTGGCCCGCGAGGTCGGACCGGCTGGCCCCGCCCGCTTCGCGGCACACAACCTCCTGGCCTCGGCTGCCTACCAGGCATCCTGGATCGGGCAGCACCAGGAAGCCAAGACACTCCTCGACGTCGCCTCCCACGGCGATCTCCCACCCCGCGTGCGCGCGGTCATTGCCGACCGGGAAATCTTCGCCGCAGGACGCCGCGGCGACACCGACGCGCTCAGCAGCGCACGCGACCGGGGCCACGAGCTCCTCCAGGACGCCGGCACAGATGGGCCCTGGTGGTCACAGTGGCTCACTCCACACGCGCTCGATGCAGCGACCGGCCGCGCCTGGCTCGCCGCGCGCAAGCCAGAGGACGCAACGCCCTACCTCAAGCAGCGCTTGGCCATGACCGGCCCTGCCTACCCCCGCGACTACATGCTCGCGTCACTTGACCTGGCCGATACCTATCGCGTCTCGGGCGACGTCGACGCCTGCACCGCACTGGCCCTGCAGGCGGCCCACCTCACTGATGGCGTCGAATCGGCCCGTGCGCTGTCCAGGCTCCGAGAGGTGGCCGCCGCACTGCAACCGTACGAGGACCATCCAGGAGTCCGTGATCTCATGCACGTCGTGTAG
- a CDS encoding class I SAM-dependent methyltransferase: MNTPADHPPTPAPDGEDLLFGAAADEYARFRPGVPEQVAWLLADAVKGVPDVTLLDLGAGTGQVAAALLPALPCITHVDLVDPSRAQLREAVVTLHPLLGNRALSCHEVPADQFNPQRPHYGAALITCCRAFHWMNRPAVLAMATRVAAPHATLALMGDGSLWTHEADWTGALKGLIQSYLGPGRRVGSCGTYNQPSRRYEDDLADSAFSDVSQHLFRFPRAWTPQQVIGYLRTTSFARADLFAERHAEFEAEALHLLEGHADENGRLTEQVEFTVLLARRPGGTA, from the coding sequence GTGAACACACCCGCCGATCACCCACCCACTCCGGCTCCGGATGGCGAGGATCTGCTGTTCGGCGCGGCGGCCGACGAGTACGCCCGCTTCCGGCCGGGTGTACCCGAGCAGGTTGCGTGGCTACTGGCCGACGCCGTGAAGGGCGTACCGGACGTGACGCTGCTCGACCTCGGAGCAGGCACCGGGCAAGTTGCCGCAGCTCTCCTCCCAGCGCTTCCCTGTATTACTCACGTGGATCTGGTCGACCCCAGCCGGGCCCAACTCCGTGAAGCCGTCGTCACCCTCCACCCTCTGTTGGGGAACCGCGCTCTGTCCTGCCACGAAGTCCCGGCCGACCAGTTCAACCCTCAACGGCCTCACTACGGGGCTGCCTTGATTACCTGCTGCCGGGCCTTCCACTGGATGAACCGCCCCGCCGTACTGGCGATGGCCACCCGGGTCGCAGCCCCGCACGCGACGCTCGCACTCATGGGTGACGGCAGCCTGTGGACCCACGAAGCCGACTGGACAGGCGCGTTGAAGGGCTTGATCCAGTCCTATCTCGGGCCTGGCCGCCGTGTCGGCAGCTGCGGTACCTACAACCAGCCAAGCCGCCGTTACGAGGACGACCTCGCCGACTCCGCCTTCAGCGACGTCAGCCAGCACCTCTTCCGCTTCCCCCGGGCCTGGACGCCGCAGCAAGTGATCGGCTATCTGCGCACCACCTCGTTCGCCCGAGCCGACCTGTTCGCCGAGCGGCACGCCGAGTTCGAAGCGGAGGCGCTGCACCTGCTCGAAGGACACGCCGATGAGAACGGACGGTTGACCGAGCAGGTCGAATTCACGGTGCTGCTGGCCCGCCGCCCGGGAGGAACCGCGTGA
- a CDS encoding protein-L-isoaspartate O-methyltransferase yields the protein MPKPAPPVSPTTPAVDDADAARARAAMVAHLHEAGHLPPGPVSEALLALPRQVLMPQAYVRRSAPDETPPRWDLLDWSAPEDRDELLHVLYSGDSVAIQHDREPLLGRARGTLSGGAMTSMSSVTGMTAGLLQELDLEPRQQVLDVGTGAAVTAAVACFLSGDAGVVTIDRDEHVTSAAATHLADLGYRPTVVTGDGKAGWPDRAPYDRVFVSFAVPRVPSALVEQLAPQGLSLATVGTSSPSWPGLAVITKTAQGRIEGELRAVEFGHRAGWGWDRLFLSAAFREEMATAEGVTVRGHRLPPPREARGFWLALDHLRPGLVCNFGAEHLQIGAPECGSWVRVSPDGDGTCSVTEFGPRGIWHEIEEIAAQWQAAGEPDAYRIEFSADGKQWAVAGSGRNELCWTLRDERPVKGDPQ from the coding sequence ATGCCCAAACCCGCCCCACCCGTTTCCCCCACCACCCCAGCCGTGGACGACGCCGACGCGGCGAGAGCCCGTGCGGCCATGGTCGCCCACCTCCACGAGGCCGGGCATCTGCCCCCGGGCCCGGTGTCCGAGGCACTTCTGGCGCTGCCCCGCCAGGTACTGATGCCGCAGGCGTACGTACGACGCAGCGCACCGGACGAGACCCCACCACGCTGGGATCTGCTGGACTGGTCGGCGCCCGAGGACCGGGACGAACTGTTGCACGTGCTCTACAGCGGGGACAGCGTCGCCATCCAGCATGACCGTGAACCGCTCCTGGGCCGGGCGCGTGGCACGCTCTCGGGCGGGGCGATGACGTCCATGTCGAGCGTGACGGGGATGACCGCCGGGCTCCTGCAGGAACTGGATCTGGAGCCTAGGCAGCAGGTGCTGGATGTCGGCACGGGCGCCGCCGTGACCGCTGCGGTGGCCTGCTTCCTCAGCGGCGACGCCGGGGTCGTCACCATCGACCGCGACGAACACGTCACCTCGGCCGCCGCCACCCACCTCGCCGACCTCGGCTACCGGCCCACCGTGGTGACGGGAGATGGCAAGGCGGGCTGGCCCGACCGGGCGCCGTATGACCGGGTGTTCGTCTCGTTCGCCGTGCCTCGTGTGCCGTCGGCGCTGGTGGAACAGCTCGCGCCGCAGGGGTTATCGCTGGCGACTGTCGGCACCAGCTCGCCGTCGTGGCCGGGATTGGCTGTGATCACGAAAACCGCTCAGGGACGCATCGAGGGAGAGCTGCGGGCGGTCGAGTTCGGGCACCGCGCCGGGTGGGGCTGGGACCGTCTCTTCCTGTCCGCCGCGTTCCGCGAGGAGATGGCCACTGCCGAAGGTGTGACCGTGCGCGGGCACCGCCTGCCACCACCCCGAGAGGCGCGTGGATTCTGGCTGGCCCTCGATCACCTTCGGCCTGGACTGGTCTGCAACTTCGGCGCCGAGCACCTTCAGATCGGCGCTCCGGAGTGCGGCTCCTGGGTGCGCGTGAGCCCGGATGGTGACGGCACGTGCTCAGTCACAGAGTTCGGGCCTCGCGGCATCTGGCACGAGATCGAAGAGATCGCGGCCCAGTGGCAGGCGGCCGGCGAACCCGACGCGTACCGGATCGAGTTCTCTGCGGACGGAAAGCAGTGGGCGGTCGCCGGATCCGGCCGTAACGAGCTGTGCTGGACGCTCCGCGACGAACGCCCGGTGAAAGGGGACCCGCAGTGA
- a CDS encoding NUDIX hydrolase, with amino-acid sequence MTASAVTTTTAALLVNADGHYLLHLRDANKNISCAGQWSLPGGHPEPGESLDDTIARELMEEAGLHIPDLVPLAVVEDTDADGRTTSRVQVYAGTWDGDPALLPLTEGIMLRFTDAEQIPYLTMDPGTTAVIRHHQEGPRPDGGATDALPVLRLRDASTKTVPNVIGVHLYLERDGEILLGLRHPDSAYAPLEHHFLAGHCERESAIACLIREACEEAGLVIKAEDVELVHVVHLVDSPGAQPRLQLVFRARTWQGEPQVLEPDKCVSWGWWPADALPEPTVTYTRAAIDGIRRGRLYTELGWT; translated from the coding sequence GTGACCGCATCAGCCGTTACCACGACCACGGCGGCGCTGCTCGTCAACGCGGACGGCCACTACCTGCTGCATCTGCGGGACGCCAACAAAAACATCAGCTGCGCCGGACAATGGTCCCTGCCCGGAGGCCATCCCGAACCCGGCGAAAGCCTCGACGACACGATCGCCCGCGAACTGATGGAAGAGGCCGGCCTGCACATCCCCGACCTCGTCCCGCTCGCCGTCGTCGAGGACACCGACGCCGACGGCCGGACCACCAGCCGGGTCCAGGTGTACGCCGGGACGTGGGACGGCGACCCCGCCCTGCTGCCCCTCACCGAGGGGATCATGCTGCGCTTCACCGATGCCGAGCAGATCCCGTATCTGACCATGGACCCCGGCACCACGGCCGTCATCCGCCACCACCAGGAGGGCCCACGCCCAGACGGTGGTGCCACCGACGCGTTGCCGGTGCTGCGCCTACGCGATGCCAGCACGAAGACGGTGCCGAACGTTATCGGCGTCCATCTGTACCTGGAACGGGACGGCGAGATCCTGCTCGGGCTGCGGCATCCCGACTCCGCCTACGCGCCCCTGGAGCACCACTTCCTGGCCGGTCACTGCGAACGAGAATCCGCCATCGCCTGCCTGATCCGGGAGGCTTGCGAGGAGGCCGGGTTGGTGATCAAGGCTGAGGACGTCGAACTCGTGCACGTCGTCCACCTCGTCGACTCCCCCGGCGCACAGCCGCGCCTCCAGCTGGTCTTCCGGGCCCGAACGTGGCAGGGCGAACCCCAGGTCCTCGAGCCGGACAAGTGCGTCAGCTGGGGCTGGTGGCCCGCCGACGCTCTGCCGGAGCCGACCGTCACCTACACCCGGGCCGCCATCGACGGCATCCGGCGCGGCCGCCTCTACACCGAACTCGGCTGGACCTGA
- a CDS encoding ATP-binding cassette domain-containing protein: protein MCRRLPSVLAQTARMAWVIDRRAVLLLASCQLAIGISAAVLLTATSRAMRWILANGEVADRLHQALPALLVITCASAAGRVATALSSYADGRITPRLTTESDCALVAAVCRMEAAARAEDGCADRQEAAEMGVVRSHVMVQDATRFTAAVVRMVSASGVLSVLHPLLLPLLLLAVVPAGVGAVLHARVSYETHYANVGDRNVRQNLRGWATSVKFTDEIRANGMTSYLVFWYRSISERIDARTLAAAPKMLRIVLVSSAIGGIFLVATWAGLAWLAASGRIGPAIAATAVVAVQTALAALSQLVIYGAAMFHTSLYLADMGGFLDYAAERAPNRGEFTPSRPVEEIRLDEVVYRYPGKETPAVAGVSLTVRSGEILAVVGENGSGKSTLTRLLAAIFLADKGMVSWNGRNVADLDPDSLWDLSGLVPQNFAQWPLSVRDNVTLGQPREAGDDLVWRALEEVGLRDAVEELPGGLDTLLARELWGGTELSGGQWQRLACARALYRRSSLLILDEPTSQMDARGEHAILEEIKTIAAGRITIVVTHQLVNTKIADRIIVMEHGRIAEHGTYDEVAHGGGLFAELLALSTDR, encoded by the coding sequence ATGTGCCGGCGGCTCCCGTCGGTGCTGGCGCAGACCGCACGGATGGCGTGGGTGATCGACCGGCGGGCCGTGCTTCTGCTGGCGAGCTGCCAGCTGGCCATCGGCATCAGTGCCGCCGTTCTGCTCACCGCCACATCCCGTGCGATGCGCTGGATCCTGGCCAACGGCGAGGTGGCCGACCGGCTCCACCAAGCGCTGCCGGCCCTGCTGGTCATCACCTGTGCGTCAGCGGCAGGGCGGGTGGCGACCGCGCTGTCCTCATACGCGGACGGCCGGATCACCCCGCGGTTGACGACCGAGTCCGACTGCGCCCTGGTGGCGGCGGTGTGCCGGATGGAGGCCGCCGCGCGGGCGGAGGACGGCTGCGCGGACCGGCAAGAGGCGGCGGAGATGGGGGTGGTCCGCAGCCACGTGATGGTGCAGGACGCCACCCGGTTCACCGCCGCTGTCGTGCGTATGGTCAGCGCGAGCGGGGTGCTGTCGGTGCTGCACCCGCTCTTGCTGCCGCTGTTGCTGCTCGCCGTCGTCCCCGCCGGCGTGGGCGCCGTCCTGCACGCCCGTGTCAGCTACGAGACCCACTACGCCAACGTGGGCGACCGCAATGTTCGGCAGAATCTGCGCGGCTGGGCGACCAGCGTGAAGTTCACCGATGAGATCCGCGCCAACGGCATGACCTCGTACCTGGTGTTCTGGTACCGGTCGATCTCGGAGCGGATCGACGCGCGCACCCTCGCTGCGGCGCCGAAGATGTTGCGGATCGTGCTGGTCAGTTCGGCGATCGGCGGCATCTTCCTCGTCGCGACTTGGGCGGGGCTGGCCTGGCTGGCGGCAAGCGGACGGATCGGGCCGGCAATCGCCGCGACCGCGGTCGTCGCGGTGCAGACCGCGCTCGCCGCCCTCAGTCAGCTCGTCATCTACGGCGCAGCCATGTTCCACACGTCCCTCTATCTCGCGGACATGGGCGGTTTCCTCGACTACGCCGCCGAACGCGCTCCCAACCGGGGCGAGTTCACGCCGAGTCGGCCGGTGGAGGAGATCCGCCTGGACGAGGTCGTGTACCGGTATCCGGGCAAGGAGACTCCGGCCGTGGCGGGAGTGTCGCTGACGGTGCGCAGCGGCGAAATCCTCGCCGTGGTCGGCGAGAACGGCTCGGGGAAGTCCACCCTTACCCGGCTGCTCGCCGCCATCTTCCTGGCCGACAAGGGCATGGTCTCCTGGAACGGCCGCAATGTCGCCGACCTCGACCCCGACAGCCTGTGGGACCTGTCCGGGCTGGTGCCGCAGAACTTCGCGCAGTGGCCGCTGTCCGTCCGCGACAACGTCACCCTTGGCCAGCCCCGCGAGGCGGGCGACGACCTGGTGTGGCGGGCCCTGGAGGAGGTCGGGCTGCGGGACGCCGTCGAGGAACTCCCCGGCGGCCTGGACACGCTGCTGGCCCGGGAGCTGTGGGGCGGGACGGAACTCTCCGGCGGGCAGTGGCAGCGCTTGGCGTGCGCGCGGGCCCTGTATCGCAGGTCAAGCCTGCTGATCCTGGACGAGCCGACCAGTCAGATGGATGCCCGCGGGGAGCACGCCATCCTGGAAGAGATCAAGACCATCGCGGCAGGCCGGATCACGATCGTGGTGACCCACCAGCTGGTCAACACCAAGATCGCCGACCGGATCATTGTGATGGAACACGGCCGGATCGCCGAACACGGAACATACGACGAAGTCGCCCACGGCGGCGGCCTGTTCGCCGAACTTCTGGCCCTGTCCACCGACCGCTGA
- a CDS encoding DEAD/DEAH box helicase, whose amino-acid sequence MNQLQTSPPLFPHQQEAVDILAKTLIDSSRVTAVMACGTGKTRVGAEVAGQVAEIGSRRRLVVVPTLELVRQTMMEWAHQLGRHRLGRIIAVCSDREVLSAHRTGLQDELTSTEAQVANDAAQLAALAKDPGPLTIACTYASLHILAQAQAHHRMAPPDIAVIDEAHRTAGAATKAWAAIHYDDIITARRRLYLTATPRILDGEGEDVISMADERLYGPVAYRLPFATAIDLGLLARYRLVVPVVTSSEAHQLLGRDDAFLRIGRTAVAAPMLAKQLAVLRAAHEHGIRRMITYHGSIAEAKWFATLLPRAHALLPPDQRPTALAAEHVHGNQTVAQRRKALDRLAGQEDGLIVVSNARVLSEGVDVPAVDAVCFLSPRSTIDTIQGTGRAMRLSDRSRPKTATIMVPVFLQQDQDPETALSSTPFGPVWQTVRALASHDETLHQELETARRSLATPTATGRVRLGAGTEGELPDWLSFTGIPVPPDFADAITVRTVRAATTVWPEYLQAAETYRAEHGDLRVHEDYRTPTGLGLGRWIAYLRKLHRLGKLSPSQIEEWEALGMTWSVPDQKLQELIHELREFKREYGHLDVPKTYVAKSGDREYTLGQIYASLRTSYRYGQVPDAKVAALNAEGFIWDRAEYVWNQFVSDCREFMIWNGHLDIPQTYVLRGRSIGQQVSGFRTHPDRLTPEQRRTLDRIGFVWDSLQFRWDLHIKAVTEFKTEHGHLNIPGSYVIEKPVLLRPRSWMNTCVQKYRKGKLKPERHQQLVALGMKFPD is encoded by the coding sequence GTGAATCAGCTCCAGACCTCACCCCCGCTGTTTCCGCACCAGCAGGAGGCCGTGGACATCCTGGCCAAAACCCTGATCGACTCCAGCCGGGTCACCGCAGTGATGGCGTGCGGGACAGGCAAGACGCGGGTGGGCGCCGAAGTCGCGGGCCAGGTCGCCGAGATCGGTTCCCGGCGCCGCCTAGTGGTCGTCCCCACCCTGGAACTAGTCCGCCAGACGATGATGGAATGGGCACACCAGCTCGGCCGACACCGGCTGGGCCGCATCATCGCGGTCTGCTCGGACCGCGAGGTCCTCTCCGCCCACCGCACCGGACTGCAGGACGAACTCACCAGCACCGAGGCCCAAGTCGCCAACGACGCCGCCCAGCTGGCAGCCCTCGCCAAAGACCCCGGGCCGCTCACCATCGCCTGCACCTACGCCAGCCTCCACATCCTGGCCCAGGCCCAGGCCCACCACCGCATGGCGCCTCCGGACATCGCCGTGATCGACGAGGCCCACCGCACCGCGGGCGCCGCAACCAAAGCCTGGGCGGCCATCCACTACGACGACATCATCACGGCGCGCCGCCGCCTGTATCTCACCGCAACGCCCCGGATCCTCGACGGCGAGGGCGAGGACGTCATCAGCATGGCGGACGAACGCCTGTACGGCCCGGTCGCCTACCGGCTGCCTTTCGCGACCGCCATCGACCTCGGCTTACTGGCCCGCTACCGCCTCGTGGTCCCCGTAGTCACCAGCAGCGAGGCCCACCAGCTGCTCGGCCGGGACGACGCCTTCCTGCGCATCGGCAGGACCGCCGTGGCCGCCCCCATGCTCGCCAAGCAGCTCGCCGTGCTGCGCGCCGCCCACGAGCACGGCATCAGGCGCATGATCACCTATCACGGCAGCATCGCCGAGGCGAAGTGGTTCGCCACGCTCCTGCCCCGCGCCCACGCTCTCCTGCCCCCCGACCAGCGCCCTACCGCCTTGGCCGCCGAGCACGTCCACGGCAACCAGACCGTCGCCCAGCGGCGAAAGGCGCTGGACCGGCTCGCCGGGCAGGAAGACGGCCTGATCGTCGTCTCCAACGCCCGCGTCCTGTCAGAAGGAGTCGACGTCCCTGCCGTGGACGCCGTCTGCTTCCTCAGCCCGCGAAGCACGATCGACACCATCCAGGGGACCGGCCGGGCCATGCGGCTCAGCGACCGCAGCCGGCCCAAAACCGCGACCATCATGGTGCCGGTCTTCCTCCAGCAGGACCAGGATCCCGAAACCGCGCTGAGCTCCACCCCCTTCGGTCCGGTCTGGCAGACGGTGCGGGCCCTCGCTTCACACGACGAGACACTGCACCAAGAACTCGAGACCGCCCGCCGCTCCCTCGCCACCCCCACCGCTACTGGAAGGGTTCGGCTCGGCGCCGGCACCGAAGGCGAGCTGCCCGACTGGCTCTCTTTCACCGGCATTCCCGTCCCTCCGGACTTCGCCGACGCCATCACCGTACGGACGGTTCGCGCGGCCACCACTGTCTGGCCCGAATACCTCCAGGCCGCTGAGACCTACCGGGCCGAGCATGGGGACCTTCGTGTCCACGAGGACTACCGCACCCCCACCGGACTGGGCCTGGGGCGCTGGATCGCGTACCTGCGCAAACTCCACCGGCTGGGCAAGCTCTCGCCTTCCCAGATCGAGGAATGGGAAGCCCTCGGGATGACTTGGTCAGTTCCCGATCAGAAACTGCAGGAACTGATCCACGAGCTAAGGGAATTCAAGAGAGAATACGGCCACCTGGACGTCCCGAAAACCTACGTCGCCAAGAGTGGCGACCGCGAGTACACGCTCGGCCAGATATATGCCAGCCTGCGCACCTCCTACAGATACGGACAGGTCCCGGATGCCAAGGTAGCGGCACTCAACGCGGAGGGATTCATCTGGGACCGGGCCGAGTACGTCTGGAATCAATTCGTCTCAGACTGCCGCGAGTTCATGATCTGGAATGGCCACCTCGACATACCCCAGACCTACGTCCTGCGCGGTCGAAGCATCGGCCAGCAGGTTTCCGGATTCCGTACGCATCCGGACCGCCTAACTCCCGAGCAGCGCAGAACACTCGACCGCATAGGCTTCGTCTGGGACTCGCTGCAATTTCGCTGGGACCTCCATATAAAGGCAGTCACCGAGTTCAAGACCGAGCACGGGCACCTGAACATCCCAGGCAGCTATGTGATCGAAAAGCCCGTCCTTCTTCGCCCACGCAGCTGGATGAACACATGCGTCCAGAAATACCGGAAAGGGAAACTCAAACCGGAGCGACATCAGCAACTCGTGGCCCTCGGAATGAAGTTCCCCGACTAG